ACTCCAAGACCGGAAATTCTCAACCGAGAGTCTACGAAGGCCCTTCCTATCTGATAAACTCGATCGGGCTCGAGAATCATGGAGTTGATCGCTTCGTCGATTGCTATAACGATGAATACGGCGAGATAGGTTTTCCGGTCATCGTAAGCATAAGCGGCAACTCCGTGGATGAATTCGCGACTATAGCAGAGAAACTGAACACTCTGGAAGGACCGCTCGGACTGGAGTTGAACCTCTCCTGTCCCAACGTCGATAGCGAGGGGCTAGCCTTCGGAAGCGTCCCTAAAAGGATAGGGGAAGTAGTTGAAGCGTGTGGCTCGTGCAGTCGCTTTCCACTAATAGCCAAATTGAGTCCCTTTCAAGCCATAGACGAGTCTTTCGCCGTCGCGGCCGAACGGGCCGGTGCGGCTGCCATCTCTCTCATCAATACCGTTCCCGCGATGGTGCTGGATATACACAGATTCAGGTCGGCCATAGGCGCACTGTCGGGCGGCATGTCTGGACCGGCCCTCAAACCGATTGCGCTGAAGATGGTCTTCGAGATTTCCAGAAGTGTAAATATACCTGTGATCGGAATGGGTGGCATCGCTTCCGGCGAGGATGCCATAGAGTTTCTGATGGCAGGGGCGAGGGCCGTCTCCATAGGAACGATGAACATGGTGGATCCCTCTCTTCCCGGGCAGATAATGGGAAAAATCTCGGATTTTATGAAACTTCACGACATAGAAAGTCTCACGGAAATAAGCAGACGCTTCCGTTTGTAACAACCGCACGTAAAGGTCGATCGAGGACGGTTTAAGTGTATAATTCTTCTAACCAAAAGACAGGAGGATATGCCTATGTCATTGAAGAGATACTCGATTGAAGAACTGATCAAGGCTTCGACGATAGCTTCCTTCGCCGTTTCCAAGGACTCGAGCAAATTGATGTACTCCTCGGACGATCGCGGTCATTACGATGTCTATCAGGTCCATCTTGTGAATGGTGAAAAGTCAAGATTGACCGAATACGATGAGAACGCCCTCGTCAAACACGTTTTCGATGACGGCAGTTTTTTGTTCATGATGGACAGGGGCGGCAACGAACTGCATCACCTTTATCTTAATCGTGGCGGAGAGGTCGTAGATCTCACACCTGTCGAAGGTACGAAATCGGGTTTCCACCAGTTCAGTGGCGGACACGTGTATTACTTCTCGAACAGGCTGGATAAAACGCGTTTCGATCTGTACAGACTCGATCGGACCAGCCTCGAAAGTGAACTGATCTTCGAAAATAAAGAGGCCATGGATCTAGGACCGGTTTCCGACGACGGAAGATACGTCGGACTTTCCAGACAGAACACGGCAAACGATTCGGAGATGTTCATTTATGATAGATCGACAGGTGATACCAGATATGTATCACGGCACACCGGCGATGCAAAATTCCTTCCGGTCTTCTTCTCAAAGGACTCCACCGAGCTCTACTACCTCACCGATGAAATAGGCGAGTTCATGGCTCTCAGGGCGATGAAACTCGATTCGCTTCATAGTAGGGAAGTCCTGACTCTGGATTGGGATATCTTCGATGTCGAAAGATCGCAAGATGGCCGGTACGCAGCCCTGGTGGTGAACAGAGATTCCTTTTTCGAACTGCAGATACTCGATCTGGCAAGCGATGAGGTGACGAACGTAAGGTTTTCGCCGGGCGGCATGATCTACCAGCAAGTCTTCGACAGGAACTCGAAAAGAGTCTTCGTGCTCGCGGACTCTGCCGTCACACCGACGGATATTCACGTTCTTTCGATCGGCGACGGGGAAGTTAAAACGCTTACGAACTCGGCCAATGCGGAAGTTGAGAGTGACGATTTAGTGACTCCGACGATTCTGCGCTTCTCCTCATATGACGGAACGATCGTGCCCGGTGTGTTTTATGTGCCGGCCGACGCATCGCCAGAAAAAAAGGTGCCGGCGCTCATCTGGGTTCACGGCGGACCGGGAGGTCAGTCCTACCCGCGCTACAATCCCGAGCTCCAGTTTCTCGTAAATCATGGTTACGCCGTTTATGCCGTGAACAACAGGGGAAGCTCCGGTTACGGGAAGAGCTTCTTCAAGGCAGCCGATCATAAACACGGAGAGGCCGATCTCGACGATTGTGTTGCCGCTGCGCGACATCTGGCCACGATGGAGGAGATCGACGGCGATAGAATAGGCATAATCGGCGGTAGCTATGGAGGGTATATGGTTCTGGCTGCGCTGGCCTTCAGACCCAAGGTCTTCAAAGTCGGTGTCGATATCTTCGGAGTTTCCAACTGGGTGAGGACCCTCAAGGAGATTCCCCCATGGTGGCGGGCAATAAGGGATCTACTGTACAGGAAGATCGGCGATCCATTCAGCGAGGAGGAGTATTTGAGAAGCATATCGCCCCTCTTCCATGCCTCGAAGATAGAAAGACCCCTGCTGGTTTTGCAGGGCGTGAACGATCCGCGCGTTTTGAAGGTGGAGTCCGACGAAATAGTTCAAAAGGCCCGCGAAAACGGTGTCCCGACCGGGTACATCGTCTTCGACGATGAGGGGCACGGCTTCACCCGCAAGGTCAACCGTATTACAGCGGCCAAAGCGATGCTGGAGTTCCTGGACAGGTATCTGGTCTGAAAGAAGGCTATCTTCGAAAAAAGAGGCCCCCGCCGGGGCCTCTTTCAATCTAGAATCATCAATAGTAAATCATCTCGAGCAGAAGATAAAAAGCGTTTATGCTCTCGTATGAGCCATCGATCTCCCAGTAATAAAGATCGTAATAACCGTCATCGTAAACTTCGAACTGTATATAGACCTGTGCCGGCACGCCGCCGAGATCGAAGGAACCGGAGAAATCCACTATGGTCAGATCATCCGTGGAAACGAAGTAACTCCAGTATGGATCGGTAAAGAACCAATCGAAGGCTTCACCCAGCGTCATCGTATTGTAGTATATATCGTAGTAGCTATTCTTGACCAGTGTCACAGGAGAGCCGAGTATGTTGCCCAGCATTGTATCTATGTAGGCATCGTCTTTGGTCTCGTCGTTCACTCCCACATAGGCGATGTCGAAGGTTCTTTCGTTGAGGTCGACTATGAATTGCATCACGACCTCTTCAAAGTTGCCTTCGGGATAGTGGTGACCGATGAATTCGACCACGTTGAGGCCGTCGCCAGAGACGAAGAAATCCCAGCTGGTGTCGTCGAAGAAATTATCGAAGTACTCTCCTATGATCTTGCCGGGGAAATCGTAGAAATAGCCGTCTTTAACCACGGATATGGCCCTTTCTTTCTCGTCGGTAATGAATATCTTCTCAAGGAATGCGTACTGAAGACTATTGTCCTGCGGCTCGCCGTTGATTGCCCAGAACCCGAGAATGAAGGTCTCATCGGCCTCCTTTACGGTAAAACGCATCGTAACGGTTGCCGGCTGGCCTGTCTCGTCTGTGAAAGTACCGGTGAACTCCACCACATCTTCTTCAATGTCTTTGTAATAACGCCACCTCGGGCTCTCGAAATACTCCTCGAAAGCTTCGCCGATAAATCTGTCGGGGAAACTGTTGAAAGTACCTCCCGTTACTATGTCTATAAACTTGGTGGTGTCTTTCGGTAGCAATCTTTGAGAGAAAGAGGCTACAAAGATGAGGGAAACGAAGAGGATCGAAATTATTAGCTTTTTCATACGAACAACCTCCTTTCAGCCGTTTTTTTGGCTGTCATTAAATGATACACTGAACGGCCTTCCAGACAAAAG
This portion of the Mesotoga infera genome encodes:
- a CDS encoding S9 family peptidase translates to MSLKRYSIEELIKASTIASFAVSKDSSKLMYSSDDRGHYDVYQVHLVNGEKSRLTEYDENALVKHVFDDGSFLFMMDRGGNELHHLYLNRGGEVVDLTPVEGTKSGFHQFSGGHVYYFSNRLDKTRFDLYRLDRTSLESELIFENKEAMDLGPVSDDGRYVGLSRQNTANDSEMFIYDRSTGDTRYVSRHTGDAKFLPVFFSKDSTELYYLTDEIGEFMALRAMKLDSLHSREVLTLDWDIFDVERSQDGRYAALVVNRDSFFELQILDLASDEVTNVRFSPGGMIYQQVFDRNSKRVFVLADSAVTPTDIHVLSIGDGEVKTLTNSANAEVESDDLVTPTILRFSSYDGTIVPGVFYVPADASPEKKVPALIWVHGGPGGQSYPRYNPELQFLVNHGYAVYAVNNRGSSGYGKSFFKAADHKHGEADLDDCVAAARHLATMEEIDGDRIGIIGGSYGGYMVLAALAFRPKVFKVGVDIFGVSNWVRTLKEIPPWWRAIRDLLYRKIGDPFSEEEYLRSISPLFHASKIERPLLVLQGVNDPRVLKVESDEIVQKARENGVPTGYIVFDDEGHGFTRKVNRITAAKAMLEFLDRYLV
- a CDS encoding dihydroorotate dehydrogenase, with product MIYDYSVELGSMGRLKSPIMISSGTFGVAKPYMELLCEQPIGAVVTKTITLNSKTGNSQPRVYEGPSYLINSIGLENHGVDRFVDCYNDEYGEIGFPVIVSISGNSVDEFATIAEKLNTLEGPLGLELNLSCPNVDSEGLAFGSVPKRIGEVVEACGSCSRFPLIAKLSPFQAIDESFAVAAERAGAAAISLINTVPAMVLDIHRFRSAIGALSGGMSGPALKPIALKMVFEISRSVNIPVIGMGGIASGEDAIEFLMAGARAVSIGTMNMVDPSLPGQIMGKISDFMKLHDIESLTEISRRFRL